One stretch of Micromonospora echinospora DNA includes these proteins:
- a CDS encoding sensor histidine kinase, whose amino-acid sequence MSTAPTTAWRRPAPTAAQFRADLWVGLAVTVLALFELTLAYSTGAFLLGPPPSVAEQIWWTVAVTAPLAVRRRWPATVAVIVAVAFVAGQARAVPLAQLPSGALFAALFTLGAWGADRRLAGRLRVGIIVAMFGWLALSLALRADQISAASFADAAGPVPPVLAAVVNGVLYNVLFFGFAYYAGQTAWVAARRRHELREQAEQLRRSQAEARERAVMGERVRIARELHDVVAHHVSVMGVQAAACRRVFDRDRDKARTALAAIEETARTSVDELRRMLGVLRDPDAAAGTVAAPEDTAGIDQVRALVDRARETGLRADLGVYGEPVLLPRSVSQAAYRIVQEAVTNVVKHAHATTLDVRIRYLARELEIDVSDDGQGGAPAAGTGLGLIGMRERVAAHGGEVAAGPRPGGGFRVRARMPLPVEAAGRAA is encoded by the coding sequence GTGAGCACCGCACCCACCACCGCCTGGCGCCGGCCGGCTCCCACGGCCGCGCAGTTCCGCGCCGACCTCTGGGTCGGGCTCGCGGTCACCGTGCTGGCCCTGTTCGAGCTGACCCTGGCGTACAGCACCGGGGCGTTCCTGCTCGGGCCGCCGCCGAGCGTCGCCGAGCAGATCTGGTGGACCGTCGCGGTGACCGCCCCGCTGGCCGTACGGCGGCGGTGGCCCGCCACTGTCGCGGTAATCGTCGCCGTCGCCTTCGTCGCCGGGCAGGCCCGGGCGGTCCCGCTGGCACAGCTCCCGTCGGGCGCGCTGTTCGCCGCCCTGTTCACGCTCGGCGCGTGGGGCGCCGACCGGCGGCTGGCCGGGCGGCTGCGGGTCGGCATCATCGTGGCGATGTTCGGCTGGCTCGCGCTGTCCCTCGCGCTGCGGGCCGACCAGATCTCGGCGGCCTCCTTCGCCGACGCCGCCGGTCCGGTGCCGCCGGTGCTCGCCGCCGTGGTCAACGGCGTGCTCTACAACGTGCTCTTCTTCGGGTTCGCCTACTACGCCGGGCAGACCGCCTGGGTGGCCGCGCGCCGCCGGCACGAGCTACGCGAACAGGCCGAGCAACTGCGCCGGTCCCAGGCGGAGGCGCGCGAGCGCGCGGTGATGGGTGAGCGGGTCCGCATCGCCCGCGAGCTGCACGACGTGGTCGCCCACCACGTGTCGGTGATGGGCGTGCAGGCCGCCGCGTGCCGGCGCGTGTTCGACCGCGACCGGGACAAGGCGCGTACCGCCCTGGCCGCCATCGAGGAGACGGCCCGCACCTCGGTCGACGAGCTGCGCCGGATGCTCGGCGTGCTGCGCGACCCGGACGCCGCGGCCGGCACGGTCGCCGCGCCGGAGGACACCGCCGGCATCGACCAGGTCCGCGCGCTCGTCGACCGGGCCCGGGAGACCGGGCTGCGGGCCGACCTCGGGGTGTACGGGGAGCCCGTGCTGCTACCGCGCTCGGTGTCGCAGGCGGCGTACCGGATCGTCCAGGAGGCGGTGACGAACGTGGTCAAGCACGCCCACGCCACCACGCTCGACGTGCGCATCCGCTATCTGGCGAGGGAGTTGGAGATCGACGTGAGCGACGACGGACAGGGCGGCGCGCCGGCGGCCGGGACCGGGCTCGGCCTGATCGGCATGCGGGAGCGGGTCGCCGCGCACGGCGGTGAGGTGGCCGCCGGGCCGCGCCCCGGCGGCGGGTTCCGGGTCCGGGCCCGCATGCCGCTGCCGGTCGAGGCCGCCGGGCGGGCGGCGTGA
- a CDS encoding GNAT family N-acetyltransferase — protein MFVPDLPLRTERLLLRAFTAADLAVVRDYRGRPEVTRYLYHEPYDDAAARAAIERLVRRTALRAPGDVLNLAVTLADTGEFVGDVLLSWTSGEHRQGEIGYVAHPAHTGRGYVTEAARELLRIGFDGLGLHRIVGRLDARNTASARVLERLGMRREAHLRENEFVKGEWADEVVYALLAREWRAAGRLSAGPA, from the coding sequence GTGTTCGTGCCCGATCTGCCGTTGCGTACCGAGCGTCTGCTGCTGCGCGCCTTCACCGCCGCCGACCTCGCCGTGGTCCGGGACTACCGGGGCCGCCCGGAGGTGACCCGCTACCTCTACCACGAGCCGTACGACGACGCCGCCGCCCGGGCCGCGATCGAGCGGCTGGTCCGGCGGACCGCGCTGCGCGCCCCCGGCGACGTGCTCAACCTCGCGGTGACGCTCGCGGACACCGGCGAGTTCGTCGGCGACGTGCTGCTGAGCTGGACCAGCGGGGAGCACCGGCAGGGCGAGATCGGGTACGTGGCGCATCCCGCGCACACCGGCCGGGGGTACGTCACCGAGGCGGCCCGGGAACTGCTGCGGATCGGCTTCGACGGGCTGGGCCTGCACCGGATCGTCGGCCGGCTGGACGCCCGCAACACCGCCTCGGCCCGGGTGCTGGAGCGGCTCGGCATGCGCCGGGAGGCGCACCTGCGGGAGAACGAGTTCGTCAAGGGGGAGTGGGCCGACGAGGTGGTCTACGCGCTGCTGGCCCGCGAGTGGCGGGCGGCCGGCCGCCTGAGCGCGGGCCCGGCGTGA
- a CDS encoding serine/threonine-protein kinase, translated as MTVIVAAVPEVMPMTTPTRIGAFRVERLLGAGSFATVWLAYDPALADRVAVKVLADNWSHDLRVRERFLDEARLLRRLDDDRLVRVHGVGELPDGRPYAVLAWADGGSLRDRLARGPLPVGRALTVLDEIAAGVAVLHRHRVVHRDLTPSNVLFHSGPDGERVLIADLGLAKALASASGLTARAGTPGYMAPEQNEPLAVVDTRADVFGLGRLGLRLLGRGGRADAEPAASRLRAGVPAGVDSVLRRATAVRPADRYPDADAFRQALRRAVAGGPALVRARRAPRAGQVVAAVAVALTVAGTGAGDAARPDPAGAVGRSGPLTVVLPAGWRAEGTGWAGQYGDDGDLEPALVISPDPGSWAVDPGLPGAFVGLSAGTARRTGPAGFLAERPHADCAGAPPRHSRQGGVEWTVVTFTCPTGRPVIVEAAGLAPGRAGLLYVQLVPPAGAGADFVDGVLAGVRAG; from the coding sequence GTGACGGTGATCGTGGCGGCGGTCCCGGAGGTGATGCCGATGACCACGCCGACGCGGATCGGGGCGTTCCGGGTGGAGCGTCTGCTCGGGGCGGGGTCCTTCGCCACGGTCTGGCTGGCCTACGACCCGGCCCTCGCCGACCGGGTCGCGGTCAAGGTGCTGGCCGATAACTGGAGCCACGACCTGCGGGTGCGGGAACGGTTCCTCGACGAGGCCCGGCTGCTGCGGCGGCTGGACGACGACCGCCTGGTCCGGGTGCACGGCGTCGGCGAGCTGCCGGACGGGCGCCCGTACGCGGTGCTGGCCTGGGCGGACGGCGGCAGCCTCCGGGACCGGCTGGCGCGCGGCCCGCTGCCGGTGGGCCGGGCGCTGACGGTGCTCGACGAGATCGCGGCGGGCGTGGCGGTGCTGCACCGGCACCGGGTGGTGCACCGCGACCTGACGCCGAGCAACGTCCTGTTCCACTCCGGCCCGGACGGTGAGCGGGTGCTCATCGCCGACCTTGGGCTGGCCAAGGCGCTCGCCTCCGCCTCCGGGCTGACCGCGCGGGCGGGCACTCCCGGCTACATGGCGCCCGAGCAGAACGAGCCGCTGGCGGTGGTCGACACCCGGGCCGACGTGTTCGGGCTGGGCCGCCTGGGACTGCGGCTGCTCGGCCGGGGCGGCCGGGCCGACGCAGAACCGGCCGCCTCGCGGCTGCGTGCCGGCGTGCCGGCCGGTGTGGACTCGGTGCTGCGGCGGGCCACCGCCGTACGCCCGGCCGACCGCTACCCGGACGCGGACGCGTTCCGGCAGGCGCTGCGGCGCGCGGTGGCGGGTGGGCCCGCGCTCGTGCGGGCGCGGCGGGCGCCGCGCGCGGGCCAGGTGGTCGCCGCGGTCGCGGTGGCGCTCACCGTCGCCGGTACGGGCGCGGGGGACGCGGCCCGTCCCGACCCGGCCGGCGCGGTGGGGCGCAGCGGCCCGCTGACGGTGGTCCTGCCGGCCGGCTGGCGGGCCGAGGGCACCGGCTGGGCCGGCCAGTACGGCGACGACGGTGACCTCGAACCGGCGCTGGTGATCTCCCCGGATCCGGGGAGCTGGGCGGTCGACCCGGGCCTGCCCGGGGCATTCGTCGGCCTCTCCGCCGGTACGGCGCGTCGTACCGGCCCGGCGGGTTTCCTCGCCGAACGGCCGCACGCGGACTGCGCCGGGGCGCCGCCGCGGCACAGCCGGCAGGGTGGGGTCGAGTGGACTGTCGTCACGTTCACCTGCCCCACCGGCCGCCCGGTGATCGTCGAGGCCGCCGGGCTGGCTCCCGGCCGCGCCGGTCTGCTCTACGTCCAGCTCGTCCCGCCGGCGGGCGCGGGCGCGGACTTCGTCGACGGTGTGCTCGCCGGGGTGCGTGCCGGATAG
- a CDS encoding RNA polymerase sigma factor translates to MPLPDGTDELARSAARGDRQALDALLAAVRPDVLRQCARLLPHRQDAEEACQDTLLALARGIAGFEGRSSFDTWLYRITANRARSTYRALRRRWQREAGGLPLPDPPDPRRTSVVAGTRLDLLDALDAVPPDLAETVTLRDVLGMSYREIAGLLDVPEGTVKSRVHEARRQLRRRMSDA, encoded by the coding sequence ATGCCCCTCCCCGACGGCACGGACGAGCTGGCCCGCTCGGCCGCACGCGGCGACCGGCAGGCACTCGACGCCCTGCTGGCCGCCGTCCGGCCGGACGTGCTGCGCCAGTGCGCCCGCCTGCTGCCCCACCGGCAGGACGCCGAGGAGGCCTGCCAGGACACGCTGCTCGCGCTCGCCCGCGGCATCGCCGGATTCGAGGGACGCTCGTCGTTCGACACCTGGCTGTACCGGATCACCGCCAACCGGGCCCGGTCCACCTACCGGGCGCTGCGGCGGCGATGGCAGCGGGAGGCCGGCGGCCTCCCGCTGCCGGACCCGCCCGACCCCCGCCGGACCAGCGTGGTGGCCGGCACCCGGCTCGACCTGCTGGACGCGCTCGACGCGGTCCCGCCGGACCTCGCCGAGACGGTCACCCTGCGCGACGTGCTCGGGATGAGCTACCGGGAGATCGCCGGCCTGCTCGACGTGCCCGAGGGCACCGTGAAGTCCCGCGTCCACGAGGCCCGCCGGCAGCTGCGGCGGCGGATGTCCGATGCGTGA
- a CDS encoding permease prefix domain 1-containing protein has product MSSLTDRYVAATMRAVPAQRRLEIAEELRGSIADMIDDRTSGGQDHASAEREVLTELGHPEKLAASYSDRTLQLIGPRYYLTWWRLLRLLLTWIPAIVGVLTGLSKALLDGEPGAAIGAAIVAAMQTAVQIAFWVTLVFAVLERTHTPLGLPEWTVDQLPEETRERQISHSDSIASVVFLLATIGLLVGQHFQRWTTDDGTRLPALDPALWSFWLPALIVVLLATVGLEIAKYRSGRWTWPLVAVNAVLNVAFAAPVLWLLATDRLLNPELVERFAWLRDGGTVEFARVAGAVVVLVAIWDVIDSAVKAGRATR; this is encoded by the coding sequence ATGAGTTCCCTGACCGACCGTTACGTCGCCGCCACCATGCGGGCCGTGCCCGCGCAACGCCGCCTGGAGATCGCCGAGGAGCTGCGCGGCTCCATCGCCGACATGATCGACGACCGGACCTCCGGCGGGCAGGACCACGCGTCGGCCGAGCGCGAGGTGCTCACCGAGCTGGGCCACCCCGAGAAGCTCGCGGCCAGCTACAGCGACCGCACGCTGCAACTCATCGGCCCGCGCTACTACCTGACCTGGTGGCGGCTGCTGCGGCTGCTGCTCACCTGGATCCCGGCGATCGTCGGCGTGCTCACCGGCCTCAGCAAGGCGCTGCTCGACGGCGAGCCGGGCGCGGCGATCGGGGCGGCAATCGTCGCCGCGATGCAGACCGCGGTGCAGATCGCGTTCTGGGTCACGCTCGTGTTCGCCGTGCTGGAACGCACCCACACGCCGCTCGGGCTGCCCGAGTGGACAGTCGACCAGCTGCCCGAGGAGACCCGGGAACGGCAGATCAGCCACTCCGACAGCATCGCCTCCGTGGTGTTCCTGCTCGCCACCATCGGCCTCCTGGTCGGCCAGCACTTCCAGCGCTGGACCACCGACGACGGCACCCGGCTGCCGGCGCTCGACCCGGCGCTCTGGAGCTTCTGGCTGCCGGCCCTGATCGTGGTGCTGCTGGCCACCGTCGGCCTGGAGATCGCCAAGTACCGGTCCGGGCGGTGGACCTGGCCGCTGGTGGCGGTCAACGCGGTGCTCAACGTGGCCTTCGCCGCCCCGGTGCTCTGGCTGCTCGCCACCGACCGGCTGCTCAACCCGGAACTGGTCGAGCGGTTCGCCTGGCTGCGGGACGGCGGGACCGTCGAGTTCGCCCGGGTGGCGGGCGCGGTGGTCGTGCTGGTCGCGATCTGGGACGTGATCGACAGCGCGGTCAAGGCCGGCCGCGCCACCCGCTGA
- a CDS encoding PadR family transcriptional regulator — protein sequence MVSEEVLRTHLQELRRGTVVVASLVALRRPDYGYALLQRLAAHGFAVDANTLYPLLRRLEDQGLLTSEWNTEESRPRKFYRTSDDGQDLLNRLLDDMTAVRSSVTELIEGAER from the coding sequence ATGGTCAGCGAAGAGGTCCTCCGGACCCATCTCCAGGAGCTACGACGCGGCACTGTCGTGGTGGCCAGCCTGGTCGCCCTGCGCCGCCCCGACTACGGATACGCCCTGCTGCAACGGCTGGCCGCGCACGGCTTCGCGGTCGACGCCAACACGCTCTACCCGCTGCTGCGCCGGCTCGAGGACCAGGGCCTGCTGACCAGCGAGTGGAACACCGAGGAGAGCCGGCCGCGCAAGTTCTACCGGACCAGCGACGACGGCCAGGACCTCCTGAACCGCCTGCTCGACGACATGACCGCGGTGCGGTCGTCCGTCACCGAACTGATCGAAGGAGCGGAACGATGA
- the dnaE gene encoding DNA polymerase III subunit alpha — MGDSFAHLHVHTEYSMLDGAARLKDLFAEVSRQGMPAVAMTDHGNMHGANDFYKQAMAAGVTPILGIEAYVAPESRFHKKRVRWGRPEQKSDDVSGSGGYTHKTIWARNKTGLHNLFTLTSKAYTDGFFVKWPRMDTELLAEYSDGLMATTGCPSGEVQTRLRLGQDAQALQAAGKYQEIFGKENYFLEIMDHGLDIEKRVRDGLLEIGRKLGIPPVVTNDSHYTHEAQAEAHDVLLCVQTGSNVADPNRFRFGGSGYYIKSADEMRAVDQSDVWLEGCRNTLLVAEKVDPAGMFTFHNLMPRFPIPEGETEESWFRKETFAGLARRFPNGIPEGHVVQAEYELGVIIQMGFPSYFLVVADFIQWAKSQGIAVGPGRGSAAGSLVAYALGITDLDPIPHGLIFERFLNPERVSMPDVDIDFDERRRGEVIKYVTDKWGEDKVAQIATFGTIKAKAAIKDSARVLGFPYAVGDRITKAMPPAVMGKDIPLSGIFDPKHPRYAEAGEIRGLYESDPDVKKVIETAKGIEGLIRQTGVHAAGVIMSAEPIIEHIPLMRRDSDGVIITQFDYPTCESLGLLKMDFLGLRNLTIIDDAVKNIQLNHGREMDLLGLPLDDKAAYELLARGDTLGVFQLDGGPMRSLLRLMKPDNFEDISAVLALYRPGPMGVDSHTNYALRKNGLQEITPIHPELEEPLREILAPTHGLIVYQEQVQRAAQILAGYTLGQADLLRRAMGKKKKEILDKEFIPFRDGCRERGYSDEAIQAVWDVLVPFAGYAFNKAHSAAYGLVSYWTAYLKAHYPAEYMAALLTSVGDDKDKMALYLSECRRMRIQVLPPDVNTSAGPFTPVGKEIRFGLGAVRNVGANVVASIMRCREEKGDYTDFYDFLSKVDAVVCNKKTIESLIKAGAFDSLGHPRKGLLAVHADAIDAYADVKRKEAVGQYDLFGAGFGEADTGGSSTTVMPIIGEGEWDKRDKLAFEREMLGLYVSDHPLFGLEHVLGAAADTTIAALSEEGTVPDGAVVTLAGILSGVQRRVTKQGRAWASATLEDLAGGVETLFFPNTYEVIGQYIAEDAIVVVKGRVDRRDDTPRIMAMDMSMPDVTSNPANKPVTLTIPVHRCTPPLVERLKETLVLHPGDTEVHVKLLNGGKVTTLRLGPFRVAPTTALMGDLKSVLGPANVS; from the coding sequence ATGGGCGATTCGTTCGCGCATCTGCACGTACACACCGAGTACTCGATGCTGGACGGGGCGGCCCGGCTGAAGGATCTCTTCGCCGAGGTCAGCCGGCAGGGGATGCCGGCGGTGGCGATGACCGACCACGGCAACATGCACGGCGCGAACGACTTCTACAAGCAGGCCATGGCCGCCGGGGTGACCCCCATCCTCGGCATCGAGGCATACGTCGCCCCGGAGTCGCGGTTCCACAAGAAGCGGGTGCGGTGGGGTCGGCCCGAGCAGAAGAGCGACGACGTCTCCGGCAGCGGCGGCTACACCCACAAGACGATCTGGGCCCGCAACAAGACCGGCCTGCACAACCTGTTCACCCTCACCTCCAAGGCGTACACCGACGGGTTCTTCGTCAAGTGGCCGCGGATGGACACCGAGCTGCTCGCCGAGTACTCCGACGGCCTCATGGCGACCACCGGCTGCCCGTCCGGTGAGGTGCAGACTCGACTGCGGCTCGGCCAGGACGCCCAGGCCCTGCAGGCGGCGGGGAAGTACCAGGAAATTTTCGGCAAGGAGAACTACTTCCTGGAGATCATGGACCACGGCCTCGACATCGAGAAGCGGGTCCGCGACGGGCTATTGGAGATCGGCCGCAAGCTCGGCATCCCGCCGGTGGTCACGAACGACTCGCACTACACGCACGAGGCGCAGGCCGAGGCGCACGACGTGCTGCTCTGCGTGCAGACCGGCAGCAACGTCGCCGACCCCAACCGGTTCCGGTTCGGCGGCAGCGGCTACTACATCAAGTCGGCCGACGAGATGCGCGCGGTCGACCAGTCCGACGTCTGGCTGGAGGGCTGCCGCAACACCTTGCTGGTGGCCGAGAAGGTCGACCCGGCCGGCATGTTCACGTTCCACAACCTGATGCCGCGGTTCCCGATCCCCGAGGGCGAGACCGAGGAGTCCTGGTTCCGCAAGGAGACGTTCGCCGGGCTGGCGCGCCGCTTCCCCAACGGCATCCCCGAGGGCCACGTCGTCCAGGCCGAGTACGAGCTGGGCGTCATCATCCAGATGGGCTTCCCGTCGTACTTCCTCGTGGTCGCCGACTTCATCCAGTGGGCCAAGAGCCAGGGCATCGCGGTCGGCCCCGGGCGCGGCTCGGCGGCCGGCTCGCTCGTGGCGTACGCGCTGGGCATCACCGACCTCGACCCGATCCCGCACGGCCTGATCTTCGAGCGGTTCCTCAACCCCGAGCGTGTCTCCATGCCGGATGTCGACATCGACTTCGACGAGCGCCGGCGCGGTGAGGTCATCAAGTACGTGACCGACAAGTGGGGCGAGGACAAGGTCGCGCAGATCGCCACGTTCGGCACGATCAAGGCGAAGGCCGCGATCAAGGACTCGGCCCGGGTGCTCGGCTTCCCGTACGCGGTCGGCGACCGGATCACCAAGGCCATGCCCCCGGCGGTGATGGGCAAGGACATCCCGCTGTCCGGCATCTTCGACCCGAAGCATCCGCGCTACGCCGAAGCCGGCGAGATCCGCGGCCTCTACGAGTCCGACCCGGACGTCAAGAAGGTCATCGAGACCGCCAAGGGCATCGAGGGCCTGATCCGGCAGACCGGCGTGCACGCCGCGGGCGTCATCATGTCCGCCGAGCCGATCATCGAGCACATCCCGCTCATGCGGCGCGACTCCGACGGCGTCATCATCACGCAGTTCGACTACCCGACCTGCGAGTCGCTCGGGCTGCTGAAGATGGACTTCCTCGGCCTGCGCAACCTGACGATCATCGACGACGCGGTGAAGAACATCCAGCTCAACCACGGCCGGGAGATGGACCTGCTCGGCCTGCCGCTGGACGACAAGGCGGCGTACGAGCTGCTGGCCCGCGGTGACACGCTCGGCGTGTTCCAGCTCGACGGCGGGCCGATGCGCTCGCTGCTGCGGCTGATGAAGCCGGACAACTTCGAGGACATCTCCGCCGTCCTGGCGCTCTACCGGCCCGGCCCGATGGGCGTGGACTCGCACACCAACTACGCGCTGCGCAAGAACGGGCTCCAGGAGATCACCCCGATCCACCCGGAGCTGGAGGAGCCGCTGCGCGAGATCCTCGCGCCCACGCACGGCCTGATCGTCTACCAGGAGCAGGTGCAGCGCGCCGCGCAGATCCTCGCCGGCTACACGCTCGGCCAGGCCGACCTGCTGCGCCGGGCGATGGGCAAGAAGAAGAAGGAGATCCTCGACAAGGAGTTCATCCCGTTCCGGGACGGCTGCCGCGAGCGCGGCTACTCCGACGAGGCCATCCAGGCCGTGTGGGACGTGCTGGTGCCGTTCGCCGGCTACGCGTTCAACAAGGCCCACTCCGCCGCGTACGGCCTGGTCTCGTACTGGACCGCGTACCTGAAGGCGCACTACCCGGCCGAGTACATGGCCGCCTTGCTCACCTCCGTCGGTGACGACAAGGACAAGATGGCCCTGTACCTGTCCGAGTGCCGCCGGATGCGCATCCAGGTGCTCCCGCCGGACGTGAACACCTCCGCCGGCCCGTTCACCCCGGTCGGCAAGGAGATCCGCTTCGGTCTCGGCGCGGTGCGCAACGTCGGCGCGAACGTGGTCGCCTCGATCATGCGGTGCCGGGAGGAGAAGGGCGACTACACCGACTTCTACGACTTCCTGTCGAAGGTCGACGCGGTGGTCTGCAACAAGAAGACGATCGAATCGCTGATCAAGGCCGGGGCGTTCGACTCGCTCGGCCACCCCCGCAAGGGCCTGCTCGCAGTGCACGCCGACGCCATCGACGCGTACGCCGACGTCAAGCGCAAGGAGGCAGTCGGCCAGTACGACCTGTTCGGCGCCGGCTTCGGCGAGGCGGACACCGGTGGCAGCAGCACCACCGTCATGCCGATCATCGGCGAGGGGGAGTGGGACAAGCGCGACAAGCTCGCGTTCGAGCGCGAGATGCTCGGCCTGTACGTCTCCGACCACCCGCTGTTCGGCCTGGAACACGTGCTCGGCGCCGCCGCGGACACCACCATCGCCGCGCTGTCGGAGGAGGGCACAGTGCCCGACGGCGCGGTGGTCACCCTGGCCGGCATCCTCTCCGGCGTGCAGCGCCGCGTCACCAAGCAGGGCCGGGCCTGGGCGTCGGCCACCCTCGAAGACCTCGCCGGTGGCGTGGAGACGCTGTTCTTCCCGAACACGTACGAGGTGATCGGCCAGTACATCGCCGAGGACGCCATCGTGGTGGTCAAGGGCCGGGTGGACCGGCGCGACGACACCCCGCGCATCATGGCGATGGACATGTCCATGCCGGACGTCACCAGCAACCCGGCGAACAAGCCGGTCACCCTGACCATTCCGGTGCACCGCTGCACGCCGCCGCTGGTGGAACGGCTCAAGGAGACGCTGGTGCTGCACCCCGGCGACACCGAGGTGCACGTCAAGCTGCTCAACGGCGGCAAGGTCACCACGCTGCGCCTCGGCCCGTTCCGGGTCGCTCCCACCACCGCGCTGATGGGTGACCTGAAGAGCGTGCTCGGCCCGGCCAACGTGAGCTGA
- a CDS encoding N-acetylmuramoyl-L-alanine amidase, with translation MAPLGTGDFGTLSTDYGPAAWVPANSSNYTVSSRESAYPINYIVIHTMQGSYAGSISWFQNAAAGTSAHYLLRSSDGAVTQMVRDKDIAWHAGNWTYNTQSIGIEHEGYVDNASWYTDAMYRSSAALTRFLCDKYGIPKTRNNIIGHNQVPGATHTDPGSNWNWTYYMQLVTGDTTPPPTAWSTIVDNTTAGRFTASANWGTSTYSAQRYGADYRYANPVAASDTAWYKVNIPATATYRVEVWYPAVAGYNTSTPYIVATTSGNQTVSVNQTANGGAWRSLGTFTLAAGDANKVGVSRWSGSTGYVIADAIRVTRV, from the coding sequence GTGGCGCCGCTGGGCACCGGCGACTTCGGCACCCTGAGCACCGACTACGGCCCGGCGGCCTGGGTGCCGGCCAACTCGTCCAACTACACGGTCTCCAGCCGCGAGTCGGCGTACCCGATCAACTACATCGTCATCCACACCATGCAGGGCAGCTACGCCGGCTCGATCAGCTGGTTCCAGAACGCCGCCGCCGGCACCAGCGCGCACTACCTGCTCCGCTCCTCCGACGGCGCGGTGACCCAGATGGTGCGGGACAAGGACATCGCCTGGCACGCCGGCAACTGGACCTACAACACCCAGTCGATCGGCATCGAGCACGAGGGGTACGTCGACAACGCCTCCTGGTACACCGACGCGATGTACCGGTCGTCGGCGGCGCTGACCCGGTTCCTGTGCGACAAGTACGGCATCCCGAAGACCCGTAACAACATCATCGGGCACAACCAGGTGCCGGGCGCCACGCACACCGACCCGGGTTCGAACTGGAACTGGACCTACTACATGCAGCTCGTGACCGGCGACACCACGCCCCCGCCGACTGCCTGGTCGACCATTGTGGACAACACCACGGCCGGCCGGTTCACCGCGAGCGCCAACTGGGGCACCTCGACGTACTCGGCGCAGCGCTACGGCGCCGACTACCGGTACGCCAACCCCGTCGCGGCCAGCGACACCGCCTGGTACAAGGTGAACATCCCGGCGACAGCCACCTACCGGGTGGAGGTCTGGTATCCGGCCGTGGCCGGCTACAACACCTCCACGCCGTACATCGTCGCGACCACCAGCGGTAACCAGACGGTCTCGGTGAACCAGACGGCGAACGGCGGCGCCTGGCGCTCGCTGGGCACCTTCACCCTGGCCGCCGGGGACGCCAACAAGGTCGGTGTCAGCAGATGGTCCGGCAGCACCGGTTACGTGATCGCCGACGCCATCCGCGTCACCCGCGTCTAG
- a CDS encoding DUF2268 domain-containing protein, with product MPAGPRPGSIVRMPPTDLLRVRDLVPDFLACADRGAAELLVSGYLAGHPDVVRALRRDGDWSDAAGVAAALDGLRDRAAGLAVRAETVRAALPDGVAAVAGALGWSGDGGPVECVVLVGLNQANGWAGELDGRYALFLAVEQLGPPEDLDMLVRHEAAHVVHDRGAAIRDWPEYGVANALFTEGLATQVTAELDPGRPDEEYLWFGRPGHRQWLDECRRRWPEILRRVRADLDATDADHHAPYFLMRDSPLAGGLPKRCGYLVGLAAVRHLRRHHSLRDLATWPLPRVREELAVALPDLPPPP from the coding sequence TTGCCCGCCGGGCCGCGGCCGGGCAGCATCGTGCGGATGCCGCCCACCGACCTGCTGCGGGTCCGCGACCTGGTGCCCGACTTCCTCGCCTGCGCCGACCGGGGCGCTGCGGAGCTCCTGGTCTCCGGCTACCTGGCCGGGCACCCGGACGTGGTCCGGGCGCTGCGCCGCGACGGCGACTGGTCCGACGCCGCCGGTGTGGCCGCCGCCCTGGACGGGCTCCGCGACCGGGCCGCCGGCCTGGCGGTACGAGCCGAGACGGTACGCGCGGCGCTGCCGGACGGCGTCGCGGCGGTGGCCGGGGCGCTGGGCTGGTCCGGCGACGGCGGGCCGGTCGAGTGCGTGGTGCTGGTCGGGCTGAACCAGGCCAACGGCTGGGCCGGCGAACTGGACGGCAGGTACGCGCTCTTCCTCGCCGTGGAACAACTCGGGCCACCGGAGGACCTCGACATGCTGGTCCGGCACGAGGCCGCGCACGTGGTGCACGACCGCGGCGCCGCGATCCGCGACTGGCCCGAGTACGGGGTGGCGAACGCGCTGTTCACCGAAGGGCTCGCCACCCAGGTCACGGCGGAACTGGACCCCGGCCGGCCGGACGAGGAGTACCTCTGGTTCGGCCGCCCCGGGCACCGGCAGTGGCTCGACGAGTGCCGCCGCCGCTGGCCGGAGATCCTGCGCCGGGTACGCGCCGACCTCGACGCCACCGACGCCGACCACCACGCCCCGTACTTCCTGATGCGGGACTCGCCGCTGGCCGGCGGCCTGCCCAAGCGCTGCGGCTACCTGGTCGGCCTGGCCGCGGTCCGGCACCTGCGCCGCCACCACTCCCTGCGCGACCTGGCCACCTGGCCCCTGCCCCGAGTCCGCGAGGAGCTGGCCGTCGCGCTCCCCGACCTCCCCCCACCGCCCTGA